The following nucleotide sequence is from Bacillus marinisedimentorum.
CTGCTGCTTGAAAAACAGCTTGATGTTGAAGAATACGTCACAATGGCTGGTTATTCAGGCATTGTCGAATCCGTCGGACTCCGCACAACCCAGGTGAGGGCATTTGACGGCACGCTCATATACATTCCAAACCGGGAGATTTCAAGCTTGAGCAATCATTCCCGCGGCAACATGAGGGCACTAGTCGATATGAGCATTTCCTACGGTGACAACATTGACGAAGCGACTGCCATCCTGCAAAGTGCCTGTGATCAATTTGCGGCAGAAAACGAAGCCGTCAAAGAAGGTCCAAACGTCATCGGCGTTCAAAGCCTAGGAGCTTCGGATGTTGTGATCAGGGTTATTGCAAAAACGGAAAATGGCGCACAATGGGAAGTTGAACGGCAGCTGAGGAAAATCCTCAAAGAAACACTTGATCAAAACGGTATCGAAATCCCTTACCCTCATCAGGTTTACATCAATAAGAAACAGGAAAATTAAATAGCAAGGTTTCGACATTCAAGGAACCTGCAAATGACTGGACAAGGAGGAATTCGCTTTATGCCATACGAGTCCATAGACGATTTGCCGGAACGAGTGAAGGATAACTTGCCGCATCATGCCAAAGAAATTTTCATGGAGGCCTTCAACTCTGCTGAAGAAGAGTACGATGACGAAGATACCCACTTCGCCGTTGCCTGGAGTGCAGTTAAGAATGAGTACGAAAAAAATGATGAAGGTGAA
It contains:
- a CDS encoding ChaB family protein; its protein translation is MPYESIDDLPERVKDNLPHHAKEIFMEAFNSAEEEYDDEDTHFAVAWSAVKNEYEKNDEGEWVKKEEDQ
- a CDS encoding mechanosensitive ion channel family protein, encoding MDFSDILQNIAWAEILKDTAVILLKLIGIFIAFAIVKGIGSRLIDSAFDRVQKRDNLSAARAKTLTSLSKNIFSYTLIFIFIVMIFEIFNYDVKALLAGAGIIGLAVGFGAQGLVSDIVTGFFLLLEKQLDVEEYVTMAGYSGIVESVGLRTTQVRAFDGTLIYIPNREISSLSNHSRGNMRALVDMSISYGDNIDEATAILQSACDQFAAENEAVKEGPNVIGVQSLGASDVVIRVIAKTENGAQWEVERQLRKILKETLDQNGIEIPYPHQVYINKKQEN